The stretch of DNA GAATTGGTGCTATTTTGATGCAGGATGGTCATCCAATTGTATTCCTCAGTCAAGCTTTGTGCCCTAAGAATGCAGTCTTGTCAACATATGAGAAGGAGTGCCTTGCTATACTCATGGCAATTGATAAATGGAGATCATATCTACAAGCTCAGCCTTTCATAATTCGAACAGATCACAAAAGTCTTTTGTATCTCATTGAGCAGAAAATACATACAAAGATTCAGCAAATGGCCCTGCCGAAATTGATGGTCTTGGACTATTCTATTCAATACAAGAAAGGTATCAATAATGCAGCTGCTGACTCACTGTCCAGGAAGCCCAACAGTGCTGTTATGGCTGTATTCCTATGCTCCCCTACATGGATTGCTAAATTAACAGCTGGTTATGAAGAGGATCCTTTCACCAAGCAGTTGCTCACTGAGCTCAGTATTTCTTCATATAATGACAAGGGATTTCAGTTGGTAAATAGAGTCATTAGATACAAAGGCCGTGTGTGGGTGGAAAATAATCTGTTAGCccaacatcacatcttgcaGGCACTCCATGACAGTGGAGTTGGAGGCCACTCTGGGTTCAATGCTACATATCAACGCATTAAACATCTCTTTGCATGGCCTAAACTTAAGGAGTATGTGAGACAGTATGTTCAGTCATGTGAAGTCTGCCAACAGGCTAAGGTGGAACACGTTAGACCACCAGGGATGTTGCAGCCACTTCCTGTACCAACTGAGTCTTGGTCAGTTGTTAGTCTGGATTTCATCGAGGGCTTGCCCAAATCAAAGAATAAGTCAGTCGTCATGGTGGTAATCGATAAATTTTCCAAGTATGGCCATTTTGTGCCACTGTCTCACCCTTTCACTGCCCTCCAAGTTAGTCCAAATTTATCTAAATCAGATTTACAAGCTCCATGGGTTGCCATCAGCAATTATCTCAGATCGAGACAGAGTGTTCACTAGTACAGTATGGCAAGAGCTTTTTCGTCTGTCAGATACTAAACTCCTGATGAGTTCCTCTTATCACCCGCAAACGGACGGGCAGACAGAGCGACTAAATCAGTgtctggaaatatttttgcgCTGCTTAGTCAATGCTTGCCCCACCAAATGGCTGGATTGGCTGCCCCTGGCCGAGTACTGGTACAATACAACATTTCATTCGACTTTGGGTAAAACCCCATTCGAGGTATTATATGGATAGTCTCCCCGCCATTTGGGGATATCTAACCTCTCTGCTTGCCGCGCGGAGGATTTGGAGGCATGGCTGAAGGAACGGGAGTTACTGTCTCAGCTCATTCGGCAGCAGCTGCTGCGAGCTCAGCAGCGCATGAAACATCATGCCAACAAGAACCGGTCTGAACGGGAGTTCTCAGTGGGTGACTCTGTGTATTTGAAGCTCCAGCCATATATCCAGTCATCGGTGGCTCCACGAGGAAATCAGAAGCTCTCATACAGGTTCTTCGGTCCATTCAAGATCCTGGTGAGAGTCGGCTCGATCGCTTATAAACTGGATCTTCCTCCACGCTGCAAGATACATCCGGTTATTCATGTGTCTCAGCTAAAGCAACACATTCCTCCAATGGCACATGTCAGTACTGATGTGAGTGCCATTCCTACTTATCCTTCTGAACCCGTGCTACCTGTAGCTTTGTTGGAGAGACGTCTGGTGGCTCATGCTGGCGCTGTGGCATCGCGCGTCAAGATATAGTGGACCGGCATGCCCGCTACATTGGCGACATGGGAAGACGAATAGGACCTCCGTCGTCGCTTCTCATCGGCGCCGGCCTGGGTCAGGCTGCACCCTAAGGAGGGGGGAGTGTCAGCAACTGCTCTGCTGGATGAGAACCTTGTTAATGGGCCATGAGCCCGGTATCTGCGTAAGCCCACATAATGTGGCCGATTTCTGCTAAAGCCCATAGTGTGGCACATTTGGCTAGCCGGTCAGTCAGTGACCGGCAAATATAAAGACGGGTGATGTGAACCTGGAAAACAAAAGGAAGAACTAACAGAATTATCTTACCCGAAATTCCCCTCCCGCTCTTCCCTCGCTCTCTGTTCTTCCAAGACCTAATCCCCATTCTAGCTGATTCCCCAAATTCCTCTTCTCCAGATACTCCGGATCCTGACAAAGAAATTACCAGATTACGTTCAAAAAGAAATTACCAGATTACGTTCAAAACGAATTTGTCCACGATTATGCGCTTCTAGACGAAGATAAAGCTGATTCGGAGAACAAGGGCCGTGAGCTGTGCGCCGGAGAACCGACGTGGACGTGCTGGAAGTACACGGAGAGGCGGTGCGGCTCCAAACGAGCCCGACGACTCCGTCGGCGCGGCGTCACACTCACCTGCTAATCCCGAACCCGTCAGCCTTCTCCTTTCGCAaaagccatcgccgccgcccgttTCAGAAACTCTCGCATGCTCCGGTCCCGCTCAGAGGGTCTTTTCAGCAAACAAGGATTCTCCAAGGGTTTATTCGGTTGCCCAATCCTCCTATGTTTCAAACACAGAGTGGATTCCCCTCCCAAAACAACAAAAGCACGAGGGTCTTTTCAGAAACAAGGACGCCACGTAGCCTAATCCCCCGACCCCCTTCGGCTTATCGCTAATCCCGAGCCGGCGCTGAGGCTGGCTGAGGTGGGCGGAGGTCCCCCGGCGAGGCGACGACGAGTGCGCGGTGACGCGAGCGCAAAAGGACAAAGCTTTGACACGCACCCGCTcctactccccccccccccctccccgcaAAGAACACGCGCGCACAGCACGGCACGGCACAcagaggaaaaaggaggggcgGACGCAGGGAGGCGAGGAGACCCGAGGAGAGCGGAGCGGAGACGGAAGAGACCCCAGCCGCGGCGGAGAAAAGGAAGGCTCTCCTCCGGTCGCTTCGCCCGCCAAGGCATCCCGTCCCGCCGGCCAGCCACCGGGTAAAAAGCTCGTccctttccgctgcaatttcTGAGCTTAATTTTGACCTGGCGGAGTTCTTGTAGCTGGGCTTTGGCGTGTTTGACGGGGTTCTTTCTTCTTTGGCTTGCGACCGTTTATGTTTCTCGATCGTGCTGGCGAGGCGCCAGGTTCGGAGGGTTTTGCTCTTCTTCAGTTcttgcgcgggggggggggggggggggggggggggggttaattATTTAGTTGGGGGTTTGACCTCTCTTGGTTTGTAGTTGGTGTAGCAGCGAAGTGGGTTGGTTCTTCCTGTCTAATGTCGTCTGATCTTGCAAACGTTGGTTTGGTAGGCATGGTGTGCTGAATGCATCCTTTATGCATGCTATTCGGTGAAGGAAACTTGagctcctctgctcctcctaCACGTCCTGGAATTTCGAGGTGAGCAAATCACAAGATCACTGCCTCTCTACTAAAACATCCAGTGCTACACTTAGCTGTGGTCAACAACAGTTCTTGCCGAGTTCATCTGTCATGCTAATATAATATAACTTCGATGAATGGTTCAGCAGTTAAGTCTTTCATGCGTTCTGCCCGCAGACAAGCACATAGTAATTTCAAGCGTTTGATGCCCAGAATTTTTGACAGTTTTTAGGGAGAGAACCTAGAAATTGATGGAGTCCAGTGACTCCACGGTTTAGAGATGATGGCAGAGCACAACTTTGAGCTAGCAGGCCCAATCTCAATCATCATCTTGTTTCATCATGATGTTTTTACTTTGCTTTAGAATTTAAAAAGcaaaagttttataaaaaaattgttgCTTGCTATCAGTTGGAAAGATTATTTGGCCACGTGAAAAAAAAGGTTAGGTACAAGTGTGGAACAGAGGCTGAATAATTACAGAGCTGGTGAATTCATGTCAACTGGTGGCAAATGATTACGCAAATAGAACCAGATCATACTTCTCCTGTGTTGCCTGTTATCATCCTTACTTCATGTTTATGGATATCTGCATGATAATTACACATGAAATGGGATGATTCataacaaaaaataaataaaatccgGCGCTCTACTGCTTGTTCAAGGAAAACCAGGATGATTCATAATTACTTAATCAGTACTAAATGCAGTATTTAAAATTTCCTTAttgcattgaataataacaataataataatagagCTATCTCCCATGGCAACGAGGTGCAGGATAAGAACATATTCTGCTTAATTTACCTATAGTATCAACTCACTATCAATAAGCTGATTCCCCCCAGTTTTTTTCTGTTTTGTTTAGGACAAAGACTCTGTGAACACTAAAGCTTGGGAATGAAGTTGGAAAATTCTGTTGAATAAACTAGCCAAATAGTCTTTCTTTATATTCATCTTCGTCAATAACAGAAAGATATTTTTTACTGCCATCTTTTCCTGCTTCGATGGAAGTTCTTGATAGTAATGGTCACAGCGAAACAAGAATACAGGATGCTGAAAATCCAGGGCCAGTTTCTGTTAACAGTCCAGATATGTCCCCGGAAATCCAAGAAAAGTTACCTCACAATTTGGCAGAGCGCCAAGAAGAATTGGGGTCCCCTGCAGACCACACTATGAGCTCGTCATTGGAAATGCTATCCCACATAGGACCAGCTCATGATTCATCAAAGAAGGAGGGAGATCATCCTCCTTTAACAAATAAGACTGAAGTGAAAAACATATCTGACAATGGTTTTACCAGAGTAAATACAATGCCAACAGCTGAAGTTAAATCTAAAAAAGGCAAAACGAATTATCACGAGAACAATGCCGTCACACAAGACAATATAGTAAACTCAGGAAAGGGATCTGAAGGCTCATACAGAAGTCTTGTTGACACTACTGCACCGTTTGAGTCTGTTAAAGAAGCTGTCACCAAATTTGGAGGAATTGTTGATTGGAAAGCCTACAGGGCTCAATCATTAGAGGTAACATCTCTTATTTCACACTGAATATGGATCCTAATCGGACAAATGATTATCTTGTTCTATTCATTTCCGTCCATGTACAGATATAATTCTTTGTTTATGAGGAACAACTTCCATCGCAAagtaaatttattttttttatgcaGAGACGCAGGGTCATGCAACTTGAACTTGAAAAGGTTCAACAGGAGATTCCACAATTCAAAGAAGACTGGGAAACTGCTGAGGTGGCCAAATCAAACGTGATGGAGGACCTAGACAGAACTAACAGACTTATCGAGGAGCTGAAGCATAAGCTGGAGAGGGCACAGCTTGAAGTGGACCAAGCAAAGCAAGATTCTGAACTGGCCCTGCTCAGGGCACAAGAGGTGGAGCAGGGGATTGATGATGAAGCTAGTGTAATAGCCCAAACACAGTTGACAGTTGCCAAAGAAAGACATGAAAAGGCTGTTGAGGAACTGAAATTGCTGAAAGAGGAGTTGATATCAACGCATGAACAATATGCTGTCTTAGCAACTGAAAGGGATGTAGCAATAAAAAGGGCTAAGGAAGTCGTTTCTGCTGCGAAGGATACTGAGAAGCAAGTAGAGGAACTCACTTTAGAACTTATTGCATCCAAAGAGTCTCTTGAGTTAGCTCATGCTTCGCACCACGAAGCTGAAGAGCATAGACTTGGAGCAGCTTTGGCGAAAGAGCATGATTGCCTAGCTTGGGAGAAAGAGCTGCAGCAGGCACAAGAGGAGCTGGAACAGCTCAACAAACAAATTATGTCCAAAACTACTGTGGAGGCCGAAATTGATGAAAATGAGCGCAAAATGCTTAGCCTCAAAAGTGAGCTAGCTGCCTACATGGGTAACAAATTGAACGAAGAAGCTGGAATGGTCCAGGAGCAAGCTTCGGACGAAGCAAAAGAAATTAGTAGGTCAATCAAGCAAGCTCTGGTTTCAAAAAGAAAGGAGCTTGATGAATACGGAGAGAAGTTAGAAAATGCAAAAAACGAAGCCGACTTAATAAGAGTTATTGCAGAATCCCTCAGATCAGAGCTTGATAGGGAGAAAGCTTCACTTGCTACATTGCAGCAGAGTGAGGGCATGGCATCCATCACAGTTTCTTCTCTAGAAGCTGAGCTCGAGAGAACAAAACAACGGATAGAAATGGTAcacaagaaagaagaagaaactcGGAAAAAAATGGCGGAGCTTCCGAGGATGTTGCAGCAAGCTGCCCAGGAGGCAGATGATGCCAAGATGGCAGCACATTTGGCACAAGAAGAACTGAGAAAGGCCAAGGAAGAAGCTGAACAAACCAAGGCTGCTGCGACAACTGCAGATATCAGGTTATGTGCAGTTTTGAAAGAAATAGAGGCGTCGAAAGCATCTGAGAGGCTAGCGATAGTGGCAGCTCAAGCAATGCAGGAGAGTGAGGAGACAGGGAATTTTGGTGATTCTCCTAGAGGAGTAACACTTCCTATAAATGAATATCATGCTCTGAGCAAGAGGGTTCATGAAGCTGAAGAGGTTGCAAATGAGAGGGTAGCAGCAGCTTTGACACAAATAGAGTTGGCAAAAGAGTCTGAATCAAGGAGCCTAGAGAAGCTAGGTGAAGCATTGAAGGTGATTCATGAAAAGAAGAGTGATCTTCAAATTGCGTTGGACAGGGCTGAGAAGGCAAATGAAGGGAAACTTGGCGCTGAGCAGGAGCTGAGAAGATGGAGAGCTGAACATGTGCAACGTCGGAAAGCCTATGAAGCTACAAAACATGCAGATAGTCCTGTGAGCACTCCACCGaggacaaaacatgcacatAGTCCTGTGAGCACTCCACCGaggacaaaacatgcacatAGTCCTGTGAGCACTTCACCGAGGACGTTCGTCGAGCACAAGGGCTCTTACCAGGTGGAAGATGAAATTCTTGCAGATCCAAAGTTGCACAAGTCAACTGGTAGTGTGGATCAATTTGTTTCGGATGAGAAGATACGGAAAAAGAAGTCGTTCTTCCCTCAGATGTCCACACTTTTATCTAGAAAGACACAGACACAAACATAATGTTTCCGAACCTTTGTAAAATGTACATGGTGTAAAGTTAAGTTTATTGTCCATACCCTGTAAATTGTTTGGCATTTAAATATTGTATGTCTTTGTATGATGTTTTGGAGAGGATGTTACTCAAATCTTGCTTTGTTTTATGCCCTTCCCGACCAAATCATATTATTTTTCTGCTTATGAACACAAGGACTTTTTTTGTGACTGACAACAATAAATATATTGAAATCTTAATTAGTGATAACACAAGAATAACAGACAGGTCAGCTGTCTTCAGTAAATATTTATGAACAAGTTGGGCCATTCTACGCCGTCCCAGACCTGGCTTTTGATAGCATTTGGCAGAACAGAGTCAGGATTCAGCAGATTATGAATTTTTTTGACAGTAATTGACTTATATCTGCTGAGATGGCTGGCACATTCACCTTATAGACAATGAATCTAGGAAAATTTCCTCGTTTCTCTTTGCCAGGTCAAGATACAAGTGCCAAATTACAATCAGAAACCTTAAATTATACTCTATTCAAATTCAGAAACAACATTTCAAGTACAATGGGAAGCAAAACTTCCAGAGAAAGAGATACAAGTATTTGTTAGTAAACTGCGAGTACAATGGTACAGCTGCAGAACTATGGtgcaaatacaaaaaaaaaatgctagtCAACGCGATGGGCCTCATGACTATACACATGGAAAAGAattgaaaaggaaaagaaaatccaCATTGTGAGATGATGAATAACTGAGAAAGCCTCACGTGTCTGAGTCTGAAAAAGCTGTCTCCTATGGACACTCATCAATCAGCGTGACCTGTGAAAAAAACTACATTTGGACTAAATGGGGTTCGATGACTGGTATTCACAAATGGACAAGTCGCGCAGACTTGATATCAATGGCAGAAAGCAGCACACCTTAAGGCCACCGGTTCATTGGAACCTAGAGGTCAGTTGTGGTCTCTCCAAATATCGATTGATAAGCTCAGGCTTGAACCTTCTACAGAACAATTTGGTGCTTTATATAAATGACACCATAATCTCTTATCATCTGTACAGAACGCCATTTTCATAGGATTATAGTAGTGAAAGTTCTTGAGTCTGTCTTGATTGACGAATAAGATGAAACTGATGAGTCTACTTTATTTGCTAGAGCTGTTGTTAGTGGTAGTTAGTGTGTATGAACCAATGTATATAAACCGTCAGGAAGGGATTACTTAGGCACAGACTTGACAGCAGATTGCGAATCTGGGGGAAAAAGGAGAGTAAATTAGGATTCAGTGCGTTTATTGTCCAGtgtaaaaaaaaagttatagGTTCTGAGTAAAGATATCCGTACTTCTCGAATGTAGTTTCCCTTCCATGGCTTCCTTTTTCACTTGACAAGAGGAACAGAGAAAGGGACCTCCCCAGGGGTCGACTCTTGAATGCTTTGGCATGGTACCATGAACAGAGATGCCCTCACCAGGTTTCATCTCCAACTGGCAGACAGCACAATCATGCAGCTTGAACATATTTCCTGCTGGATAATTCATATTCAACCTGTGGACCAGATAAAAGAGTTTAGGCCAAATTTCACATGCATTTATATAGTCCCTGTTCAGATATTTTGATGATGATTAATGCATCATCTATTGCCCAAAATTGTGATGCCAATGCATatgcatacaaaaaaaaaagctgacCTTTGAGCAAGCATTGCAGAGCCCTCCTCATATATTTCCTCCACAACATCAGGTTCTAAACACCCTCTATCCATCTGATCTTCAGACATTTCATCAGAGGGCCTCTGACGGAACAAAGCTTTAATGCCTCCTTTTCCGTGCCTCTTTAATGGAGGGCTTAACTTTTCTGGAGGTAGTATGTCAACTACTATGCAAGTAGTATCATCTCGTAGTCCCTTTGAAGTCACAGCTTCCTAAACAACAAGACATGCAGATAAATCATAAAGTATGTCTTATCGGCACAAGATACACCTAGGATGAAAACAGATATCAATACCTTAACAATTCGATTAGCAGCAGCTTCAGCTGGCAGACCCCTGGTGTAGTTCAGAGCTTCTTGAAAGCGCAGTGCATCCCAGACACCATCACTAGCAATGACAAGCCGCCCTCCAGCATTGGACAACTGCAATAATGTTAGGCATTGAACCTTGGATCTTTCTATATAGACTAGCTACCTTAAGATGAGATACCATTGCGCTTTATGATTGGTGTCAGCTACTATCTAATAAAATGAAATAATAATTTCCACCACTGCACTCATATAAAAGTTTGTATGGATTATGCACCTTTACTTGCTTCACATGTGGGACAGGGACTATAAATTCCCCAACGTCGGTATCACCAATTGACCTTGATAGGCACAATCCGCCCGGCCAGCATCTGAGTGGGCCGATCTGAATAATGATTGCAGAGAGAGAAAAGTCAATTCAAAATGTCCTTCAAATTAGCATCTGTTCGCTCACATGAATACAATATGTTTGTCAGACTGGGGGGTTGGAATGATCAACTTGGTAGCTGACAAATATACAGAAATGAAAGCAACGTACCCCAGCACCCCCAGCAATGTTTATTCTCCCAACTTCACCACCACTTGCTGTTACACGCTCCACCCTGCAGTTATGGAGCTTAGGTCAACCATAAGTCTGAGGATATTGTAGTCATAGAACTAAGGTTGGATGTATCAACATACTCCTCTTCATTAGCATCCAGCCGGTGATCTGCTGATAAAAAATATACCGTGCCTTCAGCAGACTCTAGAATACAGCGTGAATCACCAACTGATGCTACAGTGACAACCCATCCGTCTATTATAACAAAAGTCACAGTGGTCCCTGAACGTGCAGCTGAAAACATTGTAAAAGTCAGTTTATACTGGTATAGAAGCAGCCAAAACCATGCTATACACAGAAAACAGCAATTTACTACGCTTTTGTAAACACTATACTGCCACTGAGAAATACTTTGCTTTTAATGGATAAAGACAGGCATAGCCGAAATCCCATTTCTAATACCTTTTGTCTGGAAGTCTTTATCTGTTTTTACAAAACCAGCAACCAGTGCCCTTGGCAATGCAGCTGTCCACTCCTCTCTTGTGAGATTTGGAGGAATAGCAGCCAGCACATTGTTTGTTAGATTCTCCCGGGTGTATATGGCAGCCGCAGATCCATTGTGTCCATCAAAAATCTGAGGCAAGAAACAAGAATGAATAGTTCGAGTGAGATTAGCAACTACTTTAGTTGCtataaggaaaaaaaaagttttaatGGAAAATTTAAAATTGGAGATAAAGTAGTCTCCATTCATAGTTTAAAACTGAATTATCACAGGAGTATTCCATTATTGGCTTGACTTTTGCTATACACTGCTTGTTTTGTGTCAAAAGAGCATCTTCGATTGATAGATAAAAATTTCTAGGACCAACTCATATGGCCAACTGCTAGAAGCCTGAAAGATCACAAAACAATAAGATCTGGTTTGAATATTCCCAAACCGGTGGTCTTCTGGCCACCGAAATGATAGAATCAAGACAACTACGGGCAGTTAAATATTAGCTGACATATGTCCCCATGTGCCTTGGTGCCAACTCACCGCAATATCAGGCCTTTCAATCATGCTACTTGCTACTCTATCCAAGAGACAAATATCAAACCAAGACACCTTAGTAGGCACTAAGCTTCATGCTTCATGATGCAAAACACCACCAAAGCTTAACGAAGAAAATGCATGgatcaaaagaaaagaaaattagaCAAGATCATGAAATGACGCTTTCACAATAAACACGTTCTAGCTGTGAATGATGAGGCCACCACAAAATCCATGCTTCAGACGCATCAGTGCTAGCCCTAGTTAAGTGCTATGACAACCGAGATTCCTACAGGACTTTTGGACCAAATCCACATGACCAATCACTGCAGCAATTATTCGACAAACTGCACATGGCACAGAAATGCGAAATTAATGCAATTGTTAACACAGGAAAAAACAAGAACAGAACCAGTGAACCATTACCGCAAACACGGAGATggtgtcgtcgtcgccggcattctggccaccgccggcgccggcgccctcgcCCGGGCTGCGGTGGCACTTGGCCATGAGGAGCGTGAAGTCCTCCCCTTTCTTGCTCTTGTGGGCCTCCCCGAAGAGGATGTCCGGCTTCTCCACCTTCTGGTTGAACAGCTCCCGCTTGAGGAGCACGGCCAGGGGCACGCCGGACCCATCTACGTCGGCGTGCACCTCCATCAGGAGTCGCGCCGCCAAAGCCCCTCCCCTGATCCgccaatccccccccccccccccccccccccaagaagCGGGCGGGGAGACGGATCTGGGGCGAGGCAAGAAAACGCGTGGAAAAGGGCTCTAGAGCATACAGCGGGGGCCTTTGTAACGGATCAACCAAGAGCTTCGGCCAATCCGACGAAAgaattctttctttttttccccgcCCGAGAAACCGAGAAATCCCCCGGACAAGGATGGCGAATCTCGATGCCCCCCTACTGCCGCTCGCCTAACGCGGCATGGATCCCAATCTCAGCGGCGTCTCCAAGAAACCGCAGGAGCAttggccaaaccggaccggatGGATTCTGCTCGCCCCCGCAACCGCAAAACCTGTGGCAACGAAACCGCCGGCTACTTATCCTGGACGGCGGAGTGGGGGGCCGCGAACGCGAtcgagctggagctggaggacgAGGTGGGGGGATCGGGAGCTTCGAGGCGGGCGGATtcgagaggggaggggagggagggaggtcaGGCAGGCTAGCTGGATCGGGGAGAGGAGGAATTAGTTAAAAGCCGTTATGGGAGGGCAGAAGCGCCTCAACGTGCGCGCCAGGAAGGAAGGGCGCCGAGCTGTCAAGCCATCTCTTTGATTATACGCGGGACAGGGATTATCCGCTACCTAATCTCTGTTTGCTTTAAAATTTTTCAGAATAATACAGATAGGTGCATCTTGTTAGGGAAAACATATAAATTGGTGTAGAGATAGATGTCGGGATCATTGCGCATCTCGTCAAATTATAATTGTGTTATTATTTCTGGTTTTGCGTGGGAACAAGTCACTGAAATATACAAGGAATTTTCTAATTATGCTAGTGTTTTCAACTGAAATGATGGGAAAAAGTATGGTTTGTGTAATCTCAGCTCAACTAGATCTTTGGCACCAAAGGAATTTGTGGGACTAGCGGGTCGGTAAAGCAATCTTCTGAAGTTTCTATCGGACGAATTCATTTGAGACGAACAGTGTGTTTTTTTATGAACTATTTTGTTCTATTGACTTGAGCTTGCTCGTTGCACCCTTCCCGGCGTCCCCTCTTTTTATGCAGGTTTGTTTGAAAGCTAAGTAGTGAGCGCCGGATTGAAGTGGAAGAAGGCAACGCACAGAGGCGTAGAAGCACAAGCTAAGGCAGAGATACAATCGAAATAGCTAAAGCTAGAGAGGCGATAGTCTGCGAAGCTGTCGAGGTTTGTTGTCGGCGGTTGGAGTTCAACGTGTGTCGTGTTGCAATTGAAACAATAACTATAGCAGGGCAAGTCCTGCTGGAGCTTCGTCAACTTTGAACGGGAACAATAGTGTGGAATCAATAGAATTAGTAGCATAAATGCACAGTTAACTAATGTTGATTACTGCTTCTTAAAGGAAACATGC from Panicum virgatum strain AP13 chromosome 9K, P.virgatum_v5, whole genome shotgun sequence encodes:
- the LOC120652140 gene encoding probable protein phosphatase 2C 12, yielding MEVHADVDGSGVPLAVLLKRELFNQKVEKPDILFGEAHKSKKGEDFTLLMAKCHRSPGEGAGAGGGQNAGDDDTISVFAIFDGHNGSAAAIYTRENLTNNVLAAIPPNLTREEWTAALPRALVAGFVKTDKDFQTKAARSGTTVTFVIIDGWVVTVASVGDSRCILESAEGTVYFLSADHRLDANEEEVERVTASGGEVGRINIAGGAGIGPLRCWPGGLCLSRSIGDTDVGEFIVPVPHVKQVKLSNAGGRLVIASDGVWDALRFQEALNYTRGLPAEAAANRIVKEAVTSKGLRDDTTCIVVDILPPEKLSPPLKRHGKGGIKALFRQRPSDEMSEDQMDRGCLEPDVVEEIYEEGSAMLAQRLNMNYPAGNMFKLHDCAVCQLEMKPGEGISVHGTMPKHSRVDPWGGPFLCSSCQVKKEAMEGKLHSRNSQSAVKSVPK